In the Corynebacterium anserum genome, GCTGGCGGGTGAGGATGATCTGCATCGCGGCTGTGGCATTAATCAGCTACGGCTGGGCTTTTCTTCCCCCTTTTGCACATGCTCCAGGGCCGGGTGAACTGAATCCCCACATCATGCCCCCGGCATTTGCGGCGTGGTTTGCCGTAGGGTTTCTCTCCGCGGAATTGGAAGGCACACTCCGCCCGGTGGCGGTGCGGTGGATTGCTAAGTATCGTTTTGTGTTCTGGCTGTGTGCTCTTGCGATGTTGGCAGTGGCGGCGTCGGATGGGCCGGAGGGGCTCACCCACGCTGAGCCGGCGGAATTCGCACGCCGTACGGTATACGGCACCATTTTTGCCGCGTCGCTGATTATGCCTTATGCTTTGTCGCCACGTTCGCCATGGTTGGAGAGTGCGTGGATGCAAGCGCTGGGGCGTTGGTCCTACAGTATTTTTCTCTGGCACATGTCCCTGCTCTCCTTGGTATTCCCGCTGCTAGGCATCAACTTGTTCAGCGGCCATACTGCCCTGGTGATGCTTGCGACCTTCCTGCTCACGGTTCCCGTCGCAGCCTTGAGCTATGCACTGATGGAGGAGCCGGCGCGGCGTTGGATTAACACCGCGTGGTACGAGGTGAAGGCCGACATTGAAACCCAGAGGAAGAACAAAGAGCTCAAGAAACAGCGTGCCGCGTTTAATTCTTGAACCAAGTTGACGCTCAGGTTGTGCGGAAGCCTAGGCTCAGCTGAAGGTCGCATCCAGTTGCGCAGGCTGAGTTGAAAATTCCAGACCGAGTGTGAGG is a window encoding:
- a CDS encoding acyltransferase family protein, with product MAKTSTPFLPALEGLRAIACCGIIVTHVAFQTGADTGSLFNRMMARTDFFVPVFFALSGFLLWRRHRADFSFNVADANNRLSLLGYYVKRIGRIMPAYLTTVVLVLLLFPVAGSPSVLEVISNIFLVQIYVSGGLLGGLTHLWSLSVEMAFYLVLPFIAALFGRRSWRVRMICIAAVALISYGWAFLPPFAHAPGPGELNPHIMPPAFAAWFAVGFLSAELEGTLRPVAVRWIAKYRFVFWLCALAMLAVAASDGPEGLTHAEPAEFARRTVYGTIFAASLIMPYALSPRSPWLESAWMQALGRWSYSIFLWHMSLLSLVFPLLGINLFSGHTALVMLATFLLTVPVAALSYALMEEPARRWINTAWYEVKADIETQRKNKELKKQRAAFNS